A region from the bacterium genome encodes:
- a CDS encoding tetratricopeptide repeat protein yields the protein MKRNIQRIFILSLLCLPLTGAFAASGRKLVKDANKLYQSDDSAKVAEALEKYMQARESRKDRFEIPFNIGKTYSKLGHETEAQTWLEEAARSTDKKVKADANYQLGNNQFRKKKWDEAIRYYTDALRSNPSD from the coding sequence ATGAAGCGTAACATTCAAAGAATCTTCATCTTGAGTTTATTGTGTCTCCCACTAACTGGGGCATTTGCCGCGAGTGGTCGAAAATTAGTGAAAGATGCGAATAAACTTTATCAGAGCGATGATAGTGCAAAAGTTGCCGAAGCACTTGAAAAATACATGCAAGCAAGGGAATCCCGCAAGGATCGGTTTGAGATCCCCTTTAATATCGGCAAAACCTACTCCAAGTTAGGTCATGAGACGGAAGCTCAAACTTGGCTCGAAGAAGCAGCTCGGAGCACGGACAAAAAAGTGAAAGCCGACGCTAACTACCAGCTTGGTAACAACCAGTTTCGAAAGAAGAAATGGGATGAGGCAATCCGGTATTACACCGATGCATTGCGAAGCAATCCATCCGATTAA